A DNA window from Microtus ochrogaster isolate Prairie Vole_2 unplaced genomic scaffold, MicOch1.0 UNK31, whole genome shotgun sequence contains the following coding sequences:
- the Snx11 gene encoding sorting nexin-11: MGFWCRMLENQELEEVITVRVQDPRVQNEGSWNSYVDYKIFLHTNSKAFTAKTSCVRRRYREFVWLRKQLQRNAGLVPVPELPGKSTFFGNSDEFIEKRRQGLQLFLEKVLQSVVLLSDSQLHLFLQSQLSVPEIEACVQGRGSLTVSDAILCYAMSNCGWAQEERQSTSHLAKGDQLNSCCFLPRSGRRSSPSPPPSEEEKDRLGTWAPVIDSEGPSLESPMLPPSSLPSCCDLTARHDEGLCGSQPMRRAVGGDHAVPLDPGQPDTEWGK; the protein is encoded by the exons ATGGGCTTTTGGTGTAGGATGTTGGAGAACCAAGAGCTGGAG GAGGTGATCACGGTGCGTGTTCAGGACCCTCGGGTGCAGAATGAAGGCTCCTGGAATTCTTACGTGGACTATAAGATCTTCCTTCAT ACAAACAGCAAGGCCTTTACCGCCAAGACCTCCTGTGTGCGGCGCCGCTACCGTGAATTCGTGTGGCTGAGGAAGCAGCTACAGAGGAATGCGGGTTTGGT GCCTGTACCTGAACTTCCTGGGAAGTCCACTTTCTTTGGCAACTCCGATGAGTTCATCGAGAAGCGGCGGCAAGGTCTACAGCTTTTCCTCGAAAA GGTCCTGCAGAGCGTGGTCCTTCTGTCGGACAGTCAGTTGCACCTCTTcctccaaagccagctctcaGTGCCCGAGATTGAAGCCTGTGTCCAGGGCCGAGGCTCCCTGACTGTGTCTGATGCCATTCTTTGTTATGCTATGTCAAACTGTGGCTGGGCCCAGGAGGAGCGGCAAAGCACCTCTCACTTGGCAAAAGGAGACCAGCTTAACAG ttGCTGTTTTCTTCCGAGGTCAGGTAGGAGGAGCTCTCCTTCCCCGCCTCCCAGTGAAGAAGAGAAGGACCGCTTAGGAACTTGGGCTCCAGTGATTGACTCTGAGGGTCCGTCCTTGGAAAGTCCCatgctgccacccagctccttaCCGTCGTGCTGTGATCTTACTGCAAGACACGATGAGGGACTCTGTGGGTCCCAGCCTATGAGAAGGGCTGTGGGAGGTGACCATGCTGTGCCTTTGGATCCTggtcagccagacacagagtggGGAAAGTGA